The Ciconia boyciana chromosome 4, ASM3463844v1, whole genome shotgun sequence DNA window ttagcagCATTTGAAGGGGTTGGTACAGAAGCACAGTTCCTCTTAGCACCACGAttgcctgtgctgggctggatgttcaaagggagggtcctcTCTACACATCAcgcaactgatgctacatggagtaaaTGGGTAGTGttgatcacacaacgggcttgaATGGGAAAGCCTGACCGCCCAGTAATCCTGGAAGAGATCATGGACTGTCCAACAGGCAGAGATTTCAGAGCATTGCTGAAGGAGGTGACTCGTGCCGAACAGGCCCCACTGTatataataaactgccagaaaatgagatgagaagcaatatgccctgtttactgatgggtcctgtcgtattgtgggAAACCAtcggaggtggaaagctgctgtgtggagtcctacatgacaagtcacagaaactgctgaaggaaaaggtgAATTGAGTCAGTTTACAGACTGTACTGAgtcatggatggtggcaaatgccctgtgggggtggctaCAGCAATGGAAGTGGAccaactggcagcgcagagggaagcccatctgggctgccgcattgtggcaagacattgctgcctgggtagagaacctggttgtaaaagtatgttatatagatgctcacatacctAAGAGTTatgccactgaagaacatcgGAACAATGAGCAGGTGGACCAGGCTGCTAAAATTGACatggctcaggtggatctggactgggaGTGTAAAGGTGAGCTATTTATAGCTCGATGGTCCCATGATATATCAGGGAGTCAAGCCTCCCTGGAAAAGAGGGTGGTGAgatatcaatatggggaggcctggcagatcaaTAATATTGGACCACTGCCACgaacctgccaaggcaagcgctgTGTGCTTACAATGGAGGAAACGAATACTGGATGGTTGGAAACTAACCCTGTGACCCGTGCTACCACCTGaaacactatcctgggccttgaaaaacaagttttatgGCAACACGGCACCCctgaaagaattgagtcagatAAGGGGACTCATtcccaaaacaacctcatagaccAAGGGCCAAGGAGCATGGCATTGACCgggtgtatcacatcccctattATGCACTAGCCTCTGGGAAAACTGAACAATGCAATGGACTGTTAAAAGCTATACTGGGAGCAATGGGTGCTGGTATATTCAAGCACTGGGATAGAGATTTAGCAGAAGCCACTTGGCAAGTTAGCACAATCTGCCAGTCgacctggccctgcccaatcgAAACCCCTATGTACTGTGGAAGGAGATAAAGTCatagatcatagaatcatagaagggtttgggtaggaagggaccttttaaagatcatctagcccaacccctctgcaatgggcagggacatctttcacttgatcaggttgctcaaagccccgcccaacctgaccttgaacacttccagtgatggggcatccacaacttctctgggcaacccgttctccagtgtctcaccaccctcgtcgtaaaaaaaaattcttccttatttccaacctaaacctaccctctttcagtttaaaactgttacccctctaccgaccacgcggctctgccgagcagagatcggcctttgttgGTCGGTACGCAAACCgtcagggaatcaaaaagattcacccatctcgcaacccaccgagtgggacgagacacccTGGGATGCACCTcgtcaggtcccatggacttgtgtatgttcaggttcctcacgTGGTCTTGAACCGGATCGTTTCCTACGATGGGAGGGACTTtgttcccccagtccctgccttgaggttcagggacttgagagatgtgggaacagtgattgccagtgaaaacggaggcaaaacaaaatcgttgagtacctcagccttcccCAAGTCGGTTGTCACTAGAGCTCCTGTCTTATTTATTGGGGGGGGTGGCATGGGGGTGGTGTACGTTTTctttagtcttccttttctggccaacgcacctgtagaagcccttcttatgattcttcacatcccttgccaaattcagctccagctgtgccttagctttcctgatcccatccctacacacccgggcagcatccctatattcttcccaggacgcgtgtccctgcttccactcactatgcatttccttcttgcgCTTCAGCTCGACCAGAAGGTccttactcagccatgctggtctcctgccttccttgcctgatttcttacgCATGGGAatcgagagctcttgtgctctacGAAAAACgtccttaaagagctgccagctcccttctgctcctttatccccgagggcagtttcccagggaggtCCCATCCACGAGTTCTTGAAACACCTGAAAGTTCgctctcctaaaattcagggtcttgactttactctttgcccGCGAGTGTGATGCTTCTGGTAGTTGAAGTAAGAACGCTTTGTCAACATCCTCCCCTatagtagacaccaaccacgaggtttcctttgttggcttggcCTCGAATTttcacccataagctctcaaccTGTTCATCGCTgtctttcaaagacagctctgtgcagtcaatccttttttcttttttccatagcGGGCAACCCccccgcctctccttccttctgaaCAGTTTATAGCCATCGATTGCAGCCCTCaagttgtgtgagtcatcccaccaagtttcagcgATAGCGATTAGGCCAtagctttccagctgcacagcggcttccacctcctcctgtttgttaccCGTGCTGCGTGCATTGGGATAGAgacacttcagctgggctgtcgaCCGCGTCACCTTTTTGGAGGCTCAAGCCCCAAttcctttgcagcatttctcaGGTGTTCCCCTGTTGGTTCCTAATGcatcagcagcccctggctcctCTCTGTTGCTCAAAACTCCATCGCCTTCCCCCGCTGggtctagtttaaagccctccttGTAAGTCTGGCCAGCTTGTTGGCGAAGACCCTCTTGCCCCGCTTGGTCAGGTGAACCCCATCAGCTCCCAACAGACCTGGCTTCTCAAAGGTAGATCCATGATCTACCTTTGCCAAAACCTTGAGTATGGCACCAGCTACGCAGCCAGGCATTCCCCTGTTCAATTCGTCTCctccttcctggaccccttccTCTGACTGGGAGGTTAGAGGAGACCACcacctgtgctcctgatcctTTTAACATTGCTCCGAGGGACAGATGGTCTTTTTGGAGCCTCGTCTTTTTGACGAGGCTCTAAGTTGCCTCGTCAGACCCTACGCGGAATAGTAGGAGCAGATGATAATCTGTAGGGCTCACCAGGCTCGGCAGCCTCTCAGTGACGCCACGAATGCGAGCTCCTGGTAGGCAGCAGACTTCTCTAGAGAAATCGTCTGGATGGCAAATGGGTGCTTTGGTGCCTCTCAGTAGGGAATCTCCGATTACTAATACCTTACGTGCTTTTCTGGTGGCACCGGTTCTAATGCGGGTGGGTGGTTGGGTCAGCTTTGCATGGTTGCCCTGCTGtcttgtccctccagcagatatcggggtggttgaagtcccccgtgaggaccagggcctgcGAATGcaaggctgctcctatctgtctgtaGAGGGCCTCATCCgcttgttcttcctggtcaggcGGCCTATAGCAGACGCCCGCTACAATGCCACCCTTACCCGTCTTCTCTTCGGTCCTTACCCATGAGCTCTCGGTCGGTAGGCTCAtcagccatccccaggcagggctcctTGCATTCCAGCTGTTCTCTCACATAAAAGGGccactccccctcctcatcttcccggcctgtccttcctaaagagcccCTATCCCTCCATTGCAACACTCCAGTCACGGGAGTTCTCAGCTTTCGGTCTCCTTTGCTACTGAATTTCAGTTATAGAAGACGGATTGGAACCTGCGCTTCAGTCAAATCAACATTCAGTCCTAATCCTTCCCGACAAAAGGATCGGGAACTACATCTCCAGCCTTACTTATTGTCCTTTTACCCTTCACATCCTCAAGGCATTGCCTTCTCTAAGGCTCTGTTTTAATCAAGTTTTGCAAGACCAAGTTAACCAAGCTCACATCTACTCCATGACCTCTTTATAGCTGTTCCTGGGTttccaacacacacacacacacagagagcatcCAACAGGCTCCGTACATTTTCATCCCTTTGCACGCAGGAGTTCCAGTTCTTTGTCACTTTTATTACCAAGTGAGAAAAAATGGAGTCTAGATCCTTTTTCTCACAAGAACCTCTTATTGCTCAGAAAGAAggctttttctcttgaaatttcCCCCTCCTCAAAGTGACTGGATCCCCAGATATTTCCCAACTTTCCTACCTCCAAAAGGTCCTGTTCCTACCCCAGTCACTATCATTCTTTAAACCACCGACCCCCTTCAGCTTCTACACGGAGGAATCTGCCTTTTAggctttgtggtgggttgaccttggccgGCTGCCAGgggcccacccagctgctctctcgctgcccctcctcaacaggacagggggagaaaataggatgaaaaagtgccttcaggaaatatccaccTGCCGGATCCACGGGCAGCAGGGATTGCTGCCCCGGCTGCCCACCTGCCCCGGACAGCgctttgccctttcttaaatatgttttcacagggGTGCCACCAGCTTCGCTGAGTtgctcagctttggcctgcGGTCAGTGCGGTGCCTagctggctggaaccagctgtgtccgGCACAGGGCAGACCctggcctcttctcacagaggccacccctgcagacCGCACCTGGAGCGCTGTGTCCGgttctggtccccacaattcaaAAAGAGACGCAGACAGACTGGAGCAGGTCCcaaggagggccacaaagacgatcaaagggctggaggacctgccctatgaggaaagactgaaggagttgggtcttttctcccttggagaagagaaggctcaggggggaacctcatcacagtattccagtacttaaagggtggctacaaaggGGAcggaggctctctcttcacaaggagccacatggagaagacaaggggcaaaacgggtacaagttgcaccaggagagaggtttcatcttgacacaagacagacatattattatttgtatttatttctttattacacAGCGAGAGCAATCATCCACCGGAacagcctccccagggatgtggtagagtccccatcgctggaggttttcaagatgcgattggacagggtgctagataatctcatctaggctgcctttcccacaaaaggttggaccagatgatctttccaggtcccttcccacctgggCTGCTCTAGGATGCTACGATTCTTCAGCGGATCACTGTTTAATAACCCTTTGCTCTCTCTGGTTTGGAGCAAAGTATCGGCAACGTCGCCTGTGAGGCGAGACGTAAATTCCACCAGGCGCCACAGACTTCTAAAACCTATGGCAATCGCCCAGTCTCTCTGAATGTATAAGCCGTACCTAGCCTCTTCAACATTCCCCCGCCCCCAGAAGCGGGAACACCTTCTAGATACCTTAGGGAGTTTACACAGACAGAACAATAGATGTTACCTAGCTCAATCATTCAGTAAGCAAACACTGCACCAGCGCAGCTTCCAGGAAACATCATATGTCAGCTTCCATCTACTTCAGGTAAATCGTTTCCATCTCCTCCCGGGAAGATTAAATAAAGGTGAAGTCCTCGGGTTACTTACACGCCCGTGTCACCCAACTTCACCTGATCGCTTGGGGATATAGAAGAGATGAAGACGCCTCCCAGTGGGCGTCTCAGATGCCTCAGCAACACAGCGTTCAAGGGCAACGAAGGATCGCCCTGCTTTCCCATGCCCATCTCCCTTTTTGAGCAGCTgttaaaagacagacaaagtTTGCTGTCTCCCTGTGAtgcagttttggtttgggtctggctgggatggagttaactttgcccatagcagccctcatagtgctgtgctttgtagtTGTAGCTAGAagggtgttgataacacaccaatgttttggctactgctgagcagtgctcccacagcatggaggctgtctctccaaccaccccaccccaaagcCCAGTaagctgggggtgggcaagaggttgggaggggacagagccaggacagctgacccaaaagtgaccaaagggatattccactGTGCTATGGAAGCACCGCAGCTGCCATTCGGACCGACTGTTTTCTCCTACCATATCCCTCCTCACCAGAAAAGGGATAGCAACGGGGCCTTATCACACAGCCATTGATAAAGTGCTCCAACAGGAGTTGGATGCTTCCAACACATTGCACTGTGCTGAAACCACCCTTGTATGGCATGCCTGTAGCGTcacatacagtattttctacagttttagCAGCAGCCTACGCCGGCTTTATCTACGTTTGCGTACCACTTCCAAAAAGCTAAGAGTTTGCCTCCTACGAGACGCAGGAGACTGCTAAGCGGTTCCAGCGTCACGCTTCAAGTGACTGGGCAAATCACTATCTACCTATAGAACACTGTTAACAGACTGAAACACTCCACGTACTTACACTCCGGGAGACACCATTTTAACTTGCAGAACTATTTCCCTCAGTAAGACGCACAAGACAGAGATGATATCCCCATGCTAAATCTTTATTGTGCAACTGCTGCTCAAAGCTTTTATTACCTTCCGCAGACACACGTCACAAAAAATTAGACATCAACGGTGTGGCTAGACCGACGGGCAACAGATGAAATCCATTCAGTGGCGATTCGTACACGTGCAGCAACTCTTGTGGTGCAAAAATCTTAGCCAGGCGGCCAGCCCAACTGACGGCCACCCAGAATACGTAGATGTACGTGACAGACAGACTGCCCACCCTCGGGCCCTTCATCCACAACCGTCCGGAACCCATTGGTCAGGCCCAGGTGAGCAGCACGCATCTTGCCAACAATCATTAAAtgcccaagaagctggagaaggaagtgcaaacccataaataaataacataaaaagccacacacaaagaggggagagggcagcaagGGAAGGAACGAGAGCAGAGAACCACCCAGAGAAGCCAGTTAGCCAATTCCTAGCAATTCGACCATTGCGCTTCAAATTACTGTCTGTCCGCCTGCAACTGACATTTTCCAAGCAAAGCTACAAAGACCAATTATGCAcactacagggaaaaaaagagctatgcaatttttttcaggctaGACAGTAACGGACTACAAGACAGCCACAGAAGCTAAGTTTGTCTCCGGGCTAAAGCCCCCATTATACCTTCAGGCAACATAAGCAATTCTggtggaaaataaactttaggCTGCCTTTTGCGTGGGTTTACAAAGCCTTTGAACTTGACTTTTAGAGCTAAAAGTGAAGCACCCAGCACCTCTCAACCAGCTTTGCCCTTCCTCACCCCTGACCTGCCAAAAACCCCAAGCCCCCTTCTCCGTATTAGGAGAAGTACTACTACTCTTACtctaaaccatgacaatagGCATCAGACCGCGCTCCAGAACACCACCGCATTTTGCACCAGAAGTACATACCCAGGGATGAGCATTGCTTTATAGCACTACTTTTAGTCAAAAGCTCAATTCCATTACAAGCTAGAGGCAAAAGATTACAGCGCCAGAAAACCCCAAATAGCCTACTGTGCCCTAtcaagagggaaagaggggatGGGAAAGAGTCTAGTAAATTAGGAACTAATTACAGGGACAGTTCAGCGTGCAGAAAGCTTCCACGGTACTTACAGATTCACCAGAATCTTCTGCTTCAGATAGCCTGATAATTGGCTCCTTAGGCACGACTAGGAAAAGCGTCGGAGCTTGGGGTGAAAGATCATGGAACGCAAGGCACTGGAGGAAGAGTAAACAGTTAAAACTTGATTGGCTTCGGGGAAAGGCAATAGCTTGAGCAAATCAATACGCCCCACTGAACTCGTACAGAAGCAGATTACCAGATGCCCCAAACACAAGCCGAAACGTTGATTTTTCTTACGTGATATTAATACTTGCTATACACAAAATACAACATATTTACAGAGCCCCCTCCAGAAGTGGGATTCAGCGTGCAAGATGATGGGGGCAAGGAGACGGGCCAGTACTTCAGATTAGCGACCTCCATCcagtatgttttaatttggGTCGATCATTTCCTAAGCAGTTTTTCTATTCGATGTGGTCCACACAGAGGCAGGAGACAAAGGGCTTAACTGA harbors:
- the LOC140650740 gene encoding LOW QUALITY PROTEIN: uncharacterized protein (The sequence of the model RefSeq protein was modified relative to this genomic sequence to represent the inferred CDS: inserted 1 base in 1 codon) — encoded protein: APGRRGRTRQGGEDKRKRQTRQPIGTRDRPAAIWRPNGRRGGPGRVEEARGRQRALSWLTRLLGRGPPGPVAPLLSSERSSARRFPANVIYEDEECLAFHDLSPQAPTLFLVVPKEPIIRLSEAEDSGESLLGHLMIVGKMRAAHLGLTNGFRTVVDEGPEGGQXCLSRTSTYSGWPSVGLAAWLRFLHHKSCCTCTNRH